A stretch of the Corylus avellana chromosome ca6, CavTom2PMs-1.0 genome encodes the following:
- the LOC132183923 gene encoding uncharacterized protein LOC132183923: protein MEVVIPGSTMDFDFNSSRSSSPFLSTPTSPKRFGERFFSAPTSPTRVSEFYRDFDEYLVMNDRYEREEREEKRGPGTPKSPKGRATRVEDDFAFDVGEDQLQRDSLSAEELFDGGKIRRKLDAYTTPNSPLLSPKSASSRAKKTILGALSPRRNKEEEKTEQQRGRERNPALSSSNSGRRATRSLSPYRAFESVWEEEEEEENTQQSSRQTPVNSKATFSSTTSSLSSSSKTSKKWSLKDFLLFRSASEGRATDRDPFQKYSPLYKKEDKNWSFRSTESSHSVRTSSRKGPVSAHELHYTKNKAVSEDLKKKTFLPYKQGILGRLAFNPAVHALANGFGSLGGRS from the coding sequence atggAGGTGGTGATACCAGGGTCTACCATGGATTTCGACTTCAACAGTTCACGATCTTCTTCACCATTCTTGAGCACCCCAACATCGCCTAAACGTTTCGGTGAACGCTTCTTCAGTGCTCCCACGAGTCCTACACGTGTCTCCGAGTTCTACCGAGACTTCGACGAGTACTTGGTGATGAATGATCGCtatgaaagagaagagagggaaGAGAAAAGGGGGCCAGGTACACCCAAATCACCCAAGGGGAGGGCCACCAGGGTGGAGGATGATTTCGCGTTTGATGTTGGTGAGGATCAATTACAGAGGGATTCACTCTCAGCTGAAGAACTCTTTGATGGTGGCAAAATCCGTCGAAAACTGGATGCATACACAACCCCGAACAGCCCGCTTTTGTCTCCCAAATCAGCATCATCACGAGCGAAGAAGACAATTCTGGGTGCTCTTTCGCCTAGAAGAAacaaagaggaagagaaaacaGAGCAacaaagaggaagagaaagaaaccCAGCCCTGTCATCTTCAAATTCAGGCCGCAGAGCCACAAGGTCACTCTCTCCTTACAGGGCTTTCGAGTCTGTatgggaggaagaagaagaagaagaaaacacgCAGCAGAGCAGCAGACAGACGCCTGTGAATTCAAAGGCTACATTTTCATCTACTACTTCGTCTTTGTCGTCCTCTTCAAAGACTTCTAAGAAATGGAGTCTCAAGGACTTTTTGTTGTTCCGGAGCGCATCAGAAGGGCGAGCAACAGACAGAGATCCTTTCCAGAAGTACTCACCTTTGTACAAGAAAGAAGACAAGAACTGGAGCTTCCGATCCACCGAAAGCTCTCATTCGGTGAGAACAAGCTCGAGAAAGGGGCCAGTTTCGGCTCACGAGTTGCATTACACCAAGAACAAAGCGGTGTCAGAGGACTTGAAGAAGAAAACGTTCTTGCCATACAAACAGGGGATTCTGGGAAGACTGGCCTTCAATCCGGCCGTCCATGCACTGGCTAAT